One genomic region from Candidatus Hydrogenedentota bacterium encodes:
- the pdxA gene encoding 4-hydroxythreonine-4-phosphate dehydrogenase PdxA, protein MSSTKNSPPILALTMGDVNGVGPEVLARALAHERMRGLCSPVVFGSASALEWARRFVPDCPRPVPVDDFGQAALVRDGVPVMEWGSPGPAVVPGRLDPDAGRAAVVWIEAAVRAALSGAVRGMVTGPISKECVIQAGCPHTGHTTLIAAMTGSPDYRMCLFAGGMRIVHITAHLSLRDAIEQVKTDRILRSALLANDTLLKLGIAAPRIAVAGLNPHAGEAGTFGREEIEEIGPAVLSAVARGVDCSGPHPPDTVFRRMHLGEFDAVIAMYHDQGHIPLKLLAMDDGVNVTLGIPIIRTSVDHGTAYDIAGKGLARGHSMLAAVSLAAQLADKGFGE, encoded by the coding sequence ATGTCCTCAACAAAAAATTCACCGCCCATCCTTGCCCTGACCATGGGCGACGTGAATGGTGTCGGTCCCGAGGTGCTGGCCAGGGCGCTGGCCCATGAGAGGATGCGGGGCCTGTGCTCGCCGGTTGTTTTCGGTTCCGCGTCCGCGCTCGAGTGGGCGCGCCGTTTCGTTCCGGACTGTCCCCGCCCCGTGCCGGTGGATGACTTCGGGCAGGCGGCCCTGGTGCGCGACGGCGTGCCGGTGATGGAGTGGGGGAGTCCGGGGCCCGCGGTTGTGCCGGGCCGTCTGGACCCGGATGCGGGCCGCGCCGCCGTGGTCTGGATTGAGGCGGCGGTTCGCGCCGCCCTGTCCGGCGCGGTCCGGGGCATGGTCACCGGACCCATCAGCAAGGAGTGCGTCATTCAGGCGGGCTGCCCGCATACCGGCCACACCACCCTTATCGCGGCCATGACCGGCTCCCCTGACTACCGCATGTGCCTCTTCGCGGGCGGCATGCGCATTGTCCACATCACGGCGCACCTTTCCCTGCGGGATGCCATAGAACAGGTTAAAACAGACAGGATTCTCAGGAGCGCGCTTCTCGCGAACGACACGCTTCTTAAACTGGGCATTGCGGCGCCGCGCATCGCCGTGGCGGGGCTGAACCCCCACGCGGGTGAGGCGGGCACTTTTGGCCGCGAGGAGATTGAGGAGATTGGCCCGGCGGTGCTGTCCGCCGTCGCGCGGGGCGTGGACTGCTCCGGCCCGCACCCCCCCGACACGGTTTTCCGCCGCATGCACTTGGGCGAGTTTGACGCGGTGATTGCCATGTACCATGACCAGGGGCACATCCCCCTGAAACTGCTCGCCATGGACGACGGGGTCAACGTGACTCTCGGCATCCCCATCATCCGGACTTCAGTGGACCACGGCACGGCCTATGACATCGCGGGCAAGGGGCTTGCGCGCGGGCACAGCATGCTCGCCGCCGTCTCCCTCGCCGCGCAACTGGCCGACAAGGGCTTCGGCGAATGA
- a CDS encoding VCBS repeat-containing protein, which produces MSGRVVTAMMGSCTVILITVLASVPAWPAPAKTFAMPGRLISVGPNPCAVACRDLNDDGLVDIVTADRGLLADPRDERPANDELSVLIADKPMSFTRLTPTLKTGFGPFALDIANVDGLKWPDIIVASFHAVRHRDITVFLNIKTEGIFRPATFRIADENLGYFRHRDGEGVPVFTKPGLSAVAVRDVTGDGLRDLLATGWSSDVVVFMAGHAEQYFSEPKLINVPGAPRDLCVADFDKDGKLDFAVACQASAEVSLWRGDGHGVFTEKLRFPTRGNLPTTIRAADFNNDGKTDLAVSHSHTEDSIVVFYGDDALTFAVSQEITLGKDRTVLEHEIRDLVVGDFNGNGRPDMAAACFASGEVSVLLNTSKDAGVPQVFVRESYRFSDNRPRALAVADFDNDGKNDLAVALWDANAVGILRNSQ; this is translated from the coding sequence ATGAGCGGCAGGGTTGTGACCGCCATGATGGGTTCCTGCACGGTCATCCTCATCACTGTGCTTGCGTCCGTTCCGGCGTGGCCGGCGCCCGCGAAAACCTTTGCCATGCCAGGCCGCCTCATCTCTGTGGGACCGAACCCCTGCGCGGTCGCCTGCCGTGATCTGAACGATGACGGGCTGGTGGACATTGTGACCGCGGACCGGGGGCTGCTGGCGGATCCCCGCGACGAGCGCCCCGCCAACGACGAGCTCTCCGTGCTCATCGCGGACAAGCCCATGAGCTTCACGCGGCTGACGCCCACGTTGAAAACAGGCTTTGGCCCTTTCGCGCTGGACATTGCGAATGTGGACGGCCTGAAATGGCCCGACATCATTGTCGCAAGTTTCCACGCCGTCCGGCACCGGGATATTACGGTCTTTCTCAACATAAAAACCGAGGGCATCTTCCGCCCCGCCACTTTCCGCATCGCCGACGAGAACCTGGGCTATTTCCGCCACAGGGACGGCGAGGGGGTGCCGGTGTTCACCAAGCCGGGCCTGAGCGCCGTGGCCGTCCGCGATGTCACCGGCGACGGGCTGCGTGATCTGCTGGCGACAGGCTGGAGCAGCGATGTCGTGGTCTTCATGGCGGGCCATGCGGAGCAGTATTTCTCCGAGCCGAAACTCATTAATGTGCCCGGCGCCCCCCGGGACCTTTGTGTCGCCGACTTTGACAAGGACGGCAAGCTGGACTTCGCCGTGGCATGCCAGGCGTCCGCGGAGGTCAGCCTCTGGCGGGGTGACGGTCACGGCGTGTTTACAGAGAAGCTCCGCTTTCCCACGCGGGGCAACCTGCCGACCACCATACGGGCCGCCGACTTCAACAATGACGGGAAGACGGATTTGGCCGTGAGCCATTCCCACACCGAGGACAGCATTGTCGTCTTCTACGGGGACGACGCCCTCACTTTTGCCGTTTCCCAGGAAATCACCCTGGGAAAGGACCGCACGGTGCTCGAACATGAGATACGGGACCTTGTGGTGGGCGATTTCAACGGCAACGGGCGTCCGGACATGGCGGCCGCCTGTTTCGCGTCCGGTGAGGTCTCCGTGCTGTTGAACACTTCCAAGGATGCGGGGGTGCCCCAGGTCTTTGTCCGGGAGTCATACCGTTTTTCAGACAACCGGCCAAGAGCCCTGGCCGTTGCTGATTTTGACAACGACGGCAAAAACGATCTTGCTGTGGCCCTCTGGGACGCCAACGCCGTGGGCATTCTTAGAAACTCCCAGTAA
- a CDS encoding SagB/ThcOx family dehydrogenase, with product METDNPTQVVFAYHERTKHHPDRYAASPGYLDWETQPDPFRRHDGAPLLPLPVALTADGPRWDDLFNIAGVALRPLDRESVAQFFQDALGLSALKEYEGARWSLRVNPSSGNLHPTEGYLLAGPVQGLHPAPALYHYAPQVHGLEMLREVPDSLWNRLSRQLPPGAFLVGLTSIHWRESWKYGERAFRYCQHDVGHALGALAVSAAVLGWRARLLETAGDTALSALLGVDRQRGIEAERPDCLVAVYPGNQAFTFEMWRGFRLPPELIKAMGELPASGTPNTLSSAHREWPVIDAVSAVAEHAEVPGEEYWSGERNETEPLAGPVRPCRARAIIRQRRSAVAMDEHTRMECAAFFAMLSRTLPGRSNPVFAVAPWRPMAHLLLFVHRVRGLAPGLYLLVRDMNRFNDLKGSMRKEFLWERAEGCPGSLPLFLLAKADVAQAALMVSCNQEIASDGAFAVGMLAEFEAPIMANGAWFYRRLFWESGMVGQLLYLEAEAAGLRGTGIGCFFDDMVHQLLGLVGLRWQSLYHFTVGGHVEDLRVRTLSPETYFAGHTVYR from the coding sequence ATGGAGACAGACAACCCCACGCAGGTTGTGTTCGCCTACCATGAGCGGACCAAGCACCATCCGGACCGGTATGCGGCCTCCCCCGGATACTTGGACTGGGAAACGCAGCCCGACCCCTTCCGCCGGCATGACGGCGCGCCCCTCTTGCCGTTGCCGGTGGCTCTCACGGCGGACGGTCCCCGCTGGGACGATCTATTTAACATTGCCGGGGTGGCTCTCCGGCCACTTGACCGGGAAAGCGTCGCCCAGTTTTTCCAGGACGCGCTCGGCCTTTCGGCTTTGAAGGAGTATGAGGGGGCGCGGTGGTCGCTTCGGGTGAACCCGTCCAGCGGGAACCTGCACCCGACGGAGGGCTATCTGCTTGCGGGCCCGGTTCAGGGGCTGCATCCGGCCCCGGCCCTGTACCACTATGCACCGCAGGTGCATGGACTGGAAATGCTCCGCGAAGTGCCCGATTCCTTATGGAACAGGCTTTCCAGACAACTGCCGCCCGGCGCGTTTCTTGTCGGGTTGACCTCCATTCACTGGCGCGAGTCCTGGAAATACGGCGAGCGCGCCTTCCGCTACTGCCAGCATGATGTCGGCCATGCGCTGGGGGCCCTGGCGGTGTCCGCCGCCGTGCTGGGTTGGCGGGCGCGCCTCTTGGAGACGGCCGGCGATACCGCACTTTCGGCATTGCTGGGTGTGGACAGGCAACGGGGTATTGAGGCGGAGCGCCCGGACTGCCTGGTCGCGGTCTATCCGGGGAATCAAGCGTTTACCTTTGAGATGTGGCGCGGTTTTCGTCTTCCTCCGGAATTAATCAAAGCGATGGGGGAACTTCCGGCAAGTGGAACCCCCAACACCCTGAGTTCCGCCCATCGTGAATGGCCCGTCATTGATGCCGTCTCTGCGGTTGCGGAACACGCCGAGGTTCCCGGCGAGGAGTATTGGAGCGGCGAACGGAATGAAACGGAGCCGCTTGCCGGCCCGGTTCGGCCATGCCGTGCACGTGCCATTATCCGCCAGCGGCGCAGCGCCGTCGCCATGGACGAACACACGCGCATGGAATGCGCCGCATTTTTCGCGATGCTTTCACGGACACTGCCGGGACGGTCCAATCCGGTCTTTGCCGTGGCGCCTTGGCGTCCCATGGCACACCTGCTTCTGTTTGTTCACCGTGTGCGGGGGCTGGCGCCGGGCTTGTACCTGCTGGTCAGGGACATGAACCGGTTCAATGACTTGAAAGGCAGCATGAGGAAGGAATTTTTATGGGAACGCGCAGAGGGGTGTCCTGGCAGCCTGCCGTTGTTTCTGCTTGCCAAAGCCGATGTCGCCCAGGCCGCGCTTATGGTCTCATGCAATCAGGAAATCGCCTCAGACGGCGCATTTGCCGTGGGAATGCTTGCCGAATTTGAGGCCCCCATCATGGCCAACGGCGCGTGGTTCTACCGGCGACTCTTTTGGGAGTCTGGAATGGTGGGGCAGTTGCTATACCTGGAGGCTGAGGCTGCGGGGCTGCGCGGCACGGGCATAGGCTGTTTTTTTGACGACATGGTGCATCAATTGCTTGGGCTCGTCGGCCTGCGCTGGCAGTCTCTGTACCACTTCACTGTCGGGGGGCACGTTGAGGATCTCCGGGTGCGCACACTGTCTCCGGAAACCTATTTTGCCGGCCATACTGTCTATCGGTAA
- a CDS encoding acetyl-CoA C-acetyltransferase — MRDVVVVSGVRTAIGTFGGALRDYPAPDLMGLVMKEALRRANVSPEQVGEVIIGQCMQRLDEVVTGRLASLKAGLPIKVPGVTIHRNCASAMQSVVYAAQQIMLGDQDIILAGGVEVMSRTPHMMHQARWGAKLQHVTVTDGLLVGLTDPSCGLIMGLTAENLAEKYNISRGEQDEIACRSHNNAEAATKEGRFKDEILPVEIPQPKGNPVLFDKDEHFRPGQTLEQLARLKPSFKSDGTVTAGNSSGINDGAAAMLLMGADTARGLGIAPIAKLRGYGLAGVEPELMGYGPVPATKQALERTGLKLSDIELIELNEAFAAQYLACEKLMGFSRDIANVNGSGIALGHPVGCTGARIIISLLNEMRRRGNSLGLATLCAGGGMGMSTIWEMA, encoded by the coding sequence ATGAGAGATGTCGTTGTTGTGTCGGGTGTGCGGACAGCCATCGGAACTTTTGGGGGGGCCCTGAGGGACTACCCGGCCCCGGACCTTATGGGCTTGGTGATGAAGGAGGCGCTGCGCCGCGCCAATGTGTCTCCCGAGCAGGTGGGCGAGGTGATCATCGGCCAGTGCATGCAGCGCCTTGACGAGGTGGTCACGGGCCGCCTTGCAAGCCTCAAGGCCGGGCTTCCCATCAAGGTGCCCGGCGTGACCATCCACAGGAACTGCGCGTCGGCGATGCAGTCCGTGGTCTATGCCGCGCAGCAAATCATGCTCGGCGACCAGGACATCATTCTGGCCGGCGGCGTGGAGGTCATGAGCCGCACACCGCACATGATGCACCAGGCCCGCTGGGGTGCCAAGCTCCAGCATGTGACCGTGACGGACGGCCTGCTGGTTGGGCTCACCGACCCGTCCTGCGGCCTCATTATGGGTCTAACGGCGGAAAATCTGGCGGAGAAGTACAACATTTCCCGCGGGGAGCAGGATGAAATTGCCTGCCGCTCCCACAACAACGCCGAGGCCGCGACCAAAGAGGGGCGTTTCAAGGATGAAATCCTGCCCGTTGAGATACCCCAACCGAAGGGGAATCCGGTCCTATTCGACAAGGATGAGCATTTCCGGCCCGGCCAGACGCTTGAGCAGCTTGCGCGGCTCAAGCCGTCCTTCAAGTCCGACGGCACGGTGACCGCCGGAAACTCCTCCGGCATCAACGACGGCGCCGCGGCCATGCTGCTCATGGGCGCGGACACGGCCCGCGGCCTGGGCATCGCCCCCATCGCCAAACTGCGCGGCTACGGCCTCGCGGGCGTGGAGCCGGAACTGATGGGATACGGCCCGGTGCCCGCGACGAAACAGGCGCTGGAACGCACGGGCCTCAAACTTTCCGACATCGAACTCATCGAACTGAACGAGGCCTTCGCCGCGCAGTACCTCGCCTGCGAGAAGCTGATGGGGTTCAGCCGGGACATCGCCAACGTGAACGGTTCCGGCATCGCCCTGGGCCATCCGGTCGGCTGCACGGGCGCGCGCATCATCATCTCGCTGCTGAACGAGATGAGGCGCCGGGGCAACAGCCTGGGCCTCGCCACCCTCTGCGCGGGCGGCGGCATGGGCATGAGCACCATCTGGGAAATGGCCTGA